A window from Micromonospora terminaliae encodes these proteins:
- a CDS encoding aldo/keto reductase: MNKRRVGATGPEVSAIGLGCMGMSFAYGGADDAESTRTLHRALDLGVNHLDTADMYGSGANERLLGPVVRARRDEVFLATKFGNRTSGDSFGGTGTPGAYVDSSAAWAKQACDDSLARLGIDTIDLYYLHRRNPDTPIEETVGALAELVQAGKVRLIGLSEVSPATLRAAHAVHPISAVQMEYSLFTRDVEGEMLATCRELGVSLVAYSPVGRGLLTGAITSREQLAEDDWRRTVPRFADGNLDANVKLVEAVRGVAAELGCTPAQAALAWLLAQGDDVLPIPGTKRVRYLEENAAAADVRLTPEQRDRLTGAVPAGAVAGERYTPAQMRTVGH, translated from the coding sequence ATGAACAAGCGACGGGTGGGCGCCACCGGCCCGGAGGTCTCGGCCATCGGCCTGGGCTGCATGGGCATGAGCTTCGCCTACGGCGGCGCCGACGACGCCGAGTCGACCCGGACCCTGCACCGGGCCCTCGACCTCGGGGTCAACCACCTCGACACCGCCGACATGTACGGCTCCGGGGCGAACGAGCGGCTGCTCGGCCCGGTGGTCCGCGCGCGGCGGGACGAGGTCTTCCTGGCCACCAAGTTCGGCAACCGCACCAGCGGCGACAGCTTCGGCGGCACCGGCACCCCGGGCGCCTACGTGGACAGCAGCGCCGCCTGGGCGAAGCAGGCCTGCGACGACTCGCTGGCCCGGCTCGGCATCGACACCATCGACCTCTACTACCTGCACCGGCGCAACCCGGACACCCCGATCGAGGAGACCGTCGGCGCGCTGGCCGAGCTGGTGCAGGCCGGCAAGGTGCGGCTCATCGGCCTCTCCGAGGTCAGCCCGGCGACGCTGCGCGCGGCGCACGCCGTGCACCCGATCTCGGCGGTCCAGATGGAATACTCCCTGTTCACCCGGGACGTCGAGGGGGAGATGCTGGCCACCTGCCGGGAGCTGGGCGTGTCCCTGGTGGCGTACTCGCCGGTCGGGCGGGGGCTGCTCACGGGGGCCATCACGAGCCGCGAGCAGCTCGCCGAGGACGACTGGCGGCGCACGGTCCCGCGCTTCGCCGACGGCAACCTCGACGCCAACGTGAAGCTGGTCGAGGCGGTCCGCGGGGTGGCCGCCGAGCTGGGCTGCACGCCCGCCCAGGCGGCGCTGGCCTGGCTGCTCGCCCAGGGGGACGACGTCCTCCCGATCCCGGGCACCAAGCGGGTCCGCTACCTGGAAGAGAACGCGGCCGCGGCCGACGTGCGGCTCACCCCGGAGCAGCGGGACCGGCTGACCGGGGCGGTGCCCGCCGGCGCCGTCGCGGGGGAAAGGTACACGCCGGCGCAAATGCGAACGGTCGGGCACTAG
- a CDS encoding MerR family transcriptional regulator: protein MDISTREMSLTVGEAAERVGLTTYTLRWYEQEGLVAPVGRDSAGRRRYTESDVNWLFLLTRLRRTGMPVRDMRRYAELARQGDRTLGARRALFEAHRSRVLARMAELEEDLKVLDHKIDAYRRAEEELA, encoded by the coding sequence GTGGACATCAGCACGCGGGAGATGAGCCTCACCGTCGGTGAGGCGGCGGAACGGGTCGGCCTCACCACCTACACGCTGCGCTGGTACGAGCAGGAGGGCCTGGTCGCCCCGGTGGGCCGGGACTCCGCAGGCCGCCGGCGGTACACCGAGTCCGACGTCAACTGGCTGTTCCTGCTCACCCGGCTGCGGCGCACCGGCATGCCGGTGCGCGACATGCGGCGCTACGCCGAACTGGCCCGGCAGGGGGACCGCACCCTCGGTGCCCGCCGAGCCCTGTTCGAGGCGCACCGGAGCCGGGTGCTGGCCCGGATGGCCGAGCTGGAGGAGGACCTCAAGGTCCTCGACCACAAGATCGACGCGTACCGCCGGGCAGAGGAGGAACTGGCATGA
- a CDS encoding ABC transporter ATP-binding protein produces MDDAVSVRDLVVERGRRRVLQGISCAVPRGTVTGLLGPSGSGKTTLMRAVVGVQTVSSGTVTVLGRPAGAAELRRRVGYLTQAPSVYADLTVRENARYFAALHGRDHAHADQTVADVGLAGAATQLVGNLSGGQRSRASLACALVGDPELVILDEPTVGQDPVLRADLWARFHAMAAGGTTLLVSSHVMDEAGRCDRLLLIRDGRLVADDTPDAVRAATGVDDLEEAFLRLIKASEQEADS; encoded by the coding sequence ATGGACGACGCGGTGTCGGTCCGTGACCTGGTGGTCGAGCGGGGCCGGCGGCGGGTGCTCCAGGGCATCTCCTGCGCGGTGCCCCGCGGCACGGTCACCGGGCTGCTCGGGCCGAGCGGCAGTGGCAAGACCACCCTGATGCGCGCGGTCGTCGGGGTGCAGACGGTCTCCTCGGGCACGGTGACCGTGCTGGGCCGGCCCGCCGGGGCGGCCGAGCTGCGCCGCCGCGTCGGCTACCTGACCCAGGCGCCCAGCGTCTACGCCGACCTGACCGTCCGGGAGAACGCCCGCTACTTCGCCGCGCTCCACGGGCGGGACCACGCGCACGCCGACCAGACGGTCGCCGACGTCGGGCTGGCCGGCGCGGCCACCCAACTGGTCGGCAACCTCTCCGGCGGGCAGCGCAGCCGCGCCTCGCTGGCCTGCGCCCTGGTCGGCGACCCGGAGCTGGTCATCCTCGACGAGCCGACCGTGGGCCAGGACCCGGTGCTCCGGGCCGACCTGTGGGCCCGGTTCCACGCCATGGCGGCCGGCGGCACCACGCTGCTGGTGTCCAGCCACGTGATGGACGAGGCGGGGCGGTGCGACCGCCTGCTGCTCATCAGGGACGGCCGGCTGGTCGCCGACGACACCCCGGACGCGGTCCGCGCCGCCACCGGGGTGGACGACCTCGAAGAGGCGTTCCTCCGGTTGATCAAGGCGAGCGAGCAGGAGGCCGACTCGTGA
- a CDS encoding ABC transporter permease, producing the protein MNPHILAATTGRILRQLRHDRRTVALLVVVPALLLTLVYFMYVDQPTPPGQPTVFDRVALIMLGFFPFIIMFLVTSIAMLRERTTGTLERLLTTPLAKLDLLFGYGIAFGLAGVVQATVASAVAYWVFDLTTAGSIGFVIMIAAINAVLAVALGLFCSAFARTEFQAVQFMPVVVAPQLLLCGLFVPRGEMAGWLQAISDVLPLSYAVEALQEVGAHADPTGTMWRDVAIVAGAAVGALVLAAATLRRRSG; encoded by the coding sequence GTGAACCCGCACATCCTGGCCGCCACCACCGGGCGGATCCTGCGCCAGCTCCGGCACGACCGGCGCACCGTGGCGCTGCTCGTCGTGGTGCCGGCCCTGCTGCTCACGCTGGTCTACTTCATGTACGTCGACCAGCCCACCCCGCCGGGTCAGCCCACGGTCTTCGACCGGGTGGCGCTGATCATGCTGGGCTTCTTCCCGTTCATCATCATGTTCCTGGTGACCAGCATCGCCATGCTGCGGGAGCGCACCACCGGCACGCTGGAGCGGCTGCTCACCACCCCGCTGGCCAAACTCGACCTGCTCTTCGGCTACGGCATCGCGTTCGGCCTGGCCGGCGTCGTCCAGGCCACCGTGGCCTCGGCCGTGGCGTACTGGGTGTTCGACCTGACCACCGCCGGCAGCATCGGATTCGTGATCATGATCGCCGCGATCAACGCCGTGCTCGCGGTCGCGCTCGGGCTGTTCTGCAGCGCCTTCGCCCGCACCGAGTTCCAGGCCGTCCAGTTCATGCCGGTGGTCGTCGCCCCCCAGTTGCTGCTCTGCGGGCTCTTCGTGCCCCGCGGCGAGATGGCCGGCTGGCTCCAGGCGATCAGCGACGTGCTGCCCCTGTCGTACGCCGTCGAGGCGCTCCAGGAGGTCGGCGCGCATGCCGACCCGACCGGGACGATGTGGCGGGACGTGGCGATCGTCGCCGGGGCGGCGGTCGGGGCGCTGGTGCTGGCCGCCGCGACGCTGCGGCGGCGCAGCGGATGA
- a CDS encoding TetR family transcriptional regulator, translating into MARRTGRRPGNPDTREAILAAARAAFAERGFDAASIRAIATAAGVDPALVHHYFGTKEELFRTAMAMPIDPAQLLPGVLAGGPEGVGGRLVRTFLGVWDSPAGTPAVALLRSAVSNEWMARLVREFLVTQVLRRVLDHLDIDPVELPLRGSLVASQLVGLAMMRYVIRLEPVASADPETLVAAIGPTVQRYLTGDLD; encoded by the coding sequence ATGGCGCGGCGCACCGGCCGGCGACCCGGCAACCCGGACACCCGCGAGGCCATCCTCGCGGCAGCCCGGGCGGCCTTCGCCGAGCGGGGCTTCGACGCCGCCTCGATCCGGGCGATCGCCACGGCCGCCGGGGTGGACCCGGCGCTGGTGCACCACTACTTCGGCACCAAGGAGGAGCTGTTCCGGACCGCCATGGCCATGCCCATCGACCCGGCGCAGTTGCTGCCGGGGGTGCTGGCCGGCGGCCCGGAGGGGGTCGGCGGACGCCTGGTCCGGACCTTCCTCGGCGTCTGGGACTCGCCCGCCGGCACCCCGGCGGTCGCCCTGCTCCGCTCGGCGGTCAGCAACGAGTGGATGGCCCGGCTCGTGCGGGAGTTCCTCGTGACGCAGGTGCTCCGGCGGGTGCTCGACCACCTCGACATCGACCCGGTCGAGCTGCCCCTGCGCGGCTCGCTGGTGGCGAGCCAGCTGGTCGGCCTGGCCATGATGCGCTACGTCATCCGCCTCGAACCGGTCGCCTCCGCCGATCCGGAGACCCTGGTCGCCGCGATCGGCCCGACCGTGCAGCGCTACCTCACGGGCGACCTGGACTGA
- a CDS encoding ABC transporter ATP-binding protein, with product MSATVEAERPAEATESTWRTLRRGLALSPELKTGLAGTLALALIYMVGRVAVPVAVQRGIDHGIVGGLDLGVVSLTVVVTAAVLVVTTTCGYLMMRRLFTVSETALAGVRTRAFRHVHDLSILHQQSERRGSLVSRVTSDVDQITQFLQWGGVILIVNLGQLVVTTAVMLAYSWQLTLVVLLAFAPAVLVIRLLQRRLAGAYGVVRQRMGTLLGTIGESVVGAPVIRAYGISGRTARRLDAAIEGQRRAQQKAIRISIVGSSVGELAAGLALAGVVVVGVNLGVDRTLSIGQLTAFLFLVTLFIQPVQIATEVLNEAQNAIAGWRRVLDVLDVAPDVADPGEQGRELPPGPLDIRFAGVTFAYPGGPPVLHDVTLDIPAKSRVAVVGETGSGKTTFAKLLTRLMDPSEGEVLLSGVALREVRFESLRSRVVMVPQDGFLFDATVGENVRFARPDLTDAQLTAAFSELGLADWLDGLPAGLDTPVGERGEALSVGERQLVALARAYVADPDLLVLDEATSAVDPATEVRLQRTLDAVTRGRTTLAIAHRLSTAQAADEVIVVDRGRIVQRGPHDELLRDPESVYALLYASWLEQTR from the coding sequence GTGAGCGCGACTGTTGAGGCCGAGCGGCCGGCCGAGGCGACCGAGTCGACCTGGCGGACGCTGCGGCGCGGGCTGGCGCTCTCCCCGGAGCTGAAGACCGGGCTGGCCGGCACCCTGGCGCTGGCCCTCATCTACATGGTCGGCCGGGTCGCGGTGCCGGTGGCCGTGCAGCGCGGCATCGACCACGGCATCGTGGGCGGCCTCGACCTGGGCGTGGTGTCGCTGACCGTCGTGGTCACGGCCGCCGTGCTGGTGGTCACCACCACCTGCGGCTACCTGATGATGCGCCGGCTGTTCACGGTCAGCGAGACCGCGCTGGCCGGGGTGCGCACCCGGGCGTTCCGGCACGTGCACGACCTGTCGATACTGCACCAGCAGTCCGAGCGCCGCGGGTCGCTGGTCTCCCGGGTCACCAGCGACGTCGACCAGATCACCCAGTTCCTCCAGTGGGGCGGCGTGATCCTCATCGTCAACCTGGGCCAGCTCGTGGTGACCACCGCCGTGATGCTCGCGTACTCCTGGCAGTTGACCCTCGTGGTGCTCCTCGCGTTCGCGCCGGCGGTGCTGGTGATCCGGCTGCTCCAGCGCCGGCTCGCCGGCGCGTACGGGGTGGTCCGGCAGCGGATGGGCACCCTGCTCGGCACCATCGGCGAGAGCGTGGTGGGCGCGCCGGTGATCCGGGCGTACGGCATCTCCGGGCGCACCGCCCGGCGGCTCGACGCGGCGATCGAGGGGCAGCGCAGGGCCCAGCAGAAGGCCATCCGGATCAGCATCGTGGGCAGCTCCGTCGGTGAGCTGGCGGCCGGTCTGGCCCTCGCGGGCGTGGTGGTGGTCGGGGTCAACCTGGGCGTCGACCGCACCCTGTCGATCGGCCAGCTCACCGCGTTCCTGTTCCTGGTGACGCTCTTCATCCAGCCGGTGCAGATCGCCACCGAGGTGCTCAACGAGGCGCAGAACGCGATCGCCGGCTGGCGCCGGGTGCTCGACGTGCTGGACGTCGCGCCGGACGTGGCCGACCCGGGGGAGCAGGGCCGGGAGCTGCCGCCGGGCCCGCTGGACATCCGCTTCGCCGGGGTGACGTTCGCCTACCCGGGCGGGCCGCCGGTGCTGCACGACGTGACGCTGGACATCCCCGCGAAGAGCCGGGTGGCCGTGGTCGGCGAGACCGGCAGCGGCAAGACCACCTTCGCCAAGCTGCTCACCCGGCTCATGGACCCCAGCGAGGGCGAGGTGCTGCTCTCCGGCGTCGCGCTGCGCGAGGTGCGCTTCGAGTCGCTGCGCTCCCGGGTGGTGATGGTGCCGCAGGACGGCTTCCTGTTCGACGCCACGGTCGGGGAGAACGTCCGCTTCGCCCGCCCGGACCTGACCGACGCGCAGCTCACCGCGGCCTTCTCCGAGCTGGGCCTGGCCGACTGGCTGGACGGGCTGCCGGCCGGCCTGGACACGCCGGTGGGCGAGCGGGGTGAGGCGCTGAGCGTCGGCGAGCGGCAGCTCGTCGCGCTGGCCCGGGCGTACGTGGCCGATCCCGACCTGCTGGTCCTGGACGAGGCGACCAGCGCCGTCGACCCGGCCACCGAGGTCCGCCTCCAGCGCACCCTTGACGCGGTCACCCGGGGCCGGACGACGCTGGCCATCGCCCACCGGCTGTCCACCGCCCAGGCCGCCGACGAGGTGATCGTGGTGGACCGGGGGCGGATCGTGCAGCGTGGCCCGCACGACGAGCTGCTGCGGGATCCGGAGTCGGTCTACGCGCTGCTCTACGCCTCCTGGCTGGAGCAGACCCGCTGA
- a CDS encoding ABC transporter ATP-binding protein, whose amino-acid sequence MASATSRDVLGRGLRVLGRAIREQPRIFAVAVAGSVLFGLMVIASAYVVGAVVGKVVVPSVARGSVTGGALALAAAALFGISVLRVVGIFGRRLGAGYMQYRLQAAYRRRVTRRYLDLPLSWHHRNATGTLLSNANSDVEAAWYPIAPLPFAVGTLVMLVGAVVSLFLTDWALALVGLAVFPALFALNVVYSRRMAPRQARAQRLRAEVSGIAHESFDGALVVKTMGREAQETARFAARAGDLRDALISVGKLRGVFDPMLETLPSLGTLAVLVVGAVRLRQGAITVTELVSVAFLFTVLAFPVRAIGWVLAELPRSVAGWDRVRRVLDATGEMPYGEVTLDPATPAPATLAFDDVHFGYEPAEAHLPGTEVLGEVTFTVPAGKTVALVGPTGAGKSTITSLAVRLVDPRTGTVTLDGVDVRELTAASLASTVALVAQVPFVFDDTVRANITLDRAGIGDDEVWAALRLAEADGFVAALPDGLDTMVGERGTSLSGGQRQRLTLARALAGRPRLLVLDDATSAVDPRVEAAILAGLRAPADGGAPASILVVAYRRATIALADEVIYVEHGRVVARGTHTDLLATVPGYADLVTAYEQAEHEREQTRTYDEVTQLTSGLEVEVDR is encoded by the coding sequence GTGGCGAGCGCGACAAGTCGGGACGTCCTCGGCAGGGGACTACGGGTACTCGGCCGGGCCATCCGGGAGCAGCCGCGGATCTTCGCGGTCGCGGTGGCCGGCAGCGTGCTCTTCGGCCTCATGGTGATCGCCAGCGCCTACGTGGTCGGCGCCGTGGTCGGCAAGGTGGTGGTCCCGTCGGTGGCCCGCGGGTCGGTGACCGGTGGGGCCCTGGCGCTCGCCGCCGCCGCGCTGTTCGGGATCAGCGTCCTGCGGGTGGTCGGCATCTTCGGCCGCCGGCTCGGCGCCGGCTACATGCAGTACCGGCTCCAGGCCGCCTACCGCCGCCGGGTCACGCGCCGCTACCTCGACCTGCCGCTGTCCTGGCACCACCGCAACGCCACCGGCACGCTGCTCTCCAACGCCAACTCGGACGTGGAGGCCGCCTGGTACCCCATCGCGCCCCTGCCCTTCGCCGTGGGCACCCTCGTGATGCTCGTCGGCGCGGTGGTCTCGCTCTTCCTCACCGACTGGGCCCTCGCGCTGGTCGGCCTCGCCGTGTTCCCGGCGCTGTTCGCGCTCAACGTGGTCTACTCGCGCCGGATGGCCCCCCGGCAGGCCCGCGCACAGCGGCTGCGCGCCGAGGTCAGCGGCATCGCGCACGAGAGCTTCGACGGCGCCCTGGTGGTCAAGACGATGGGCCGGGAGGCCCAGGAGACCGCCCGGTTCGCCGCCCGGGCCGGCGACCTGCGCGACGCGCTGATCTCCGTGGGCAAGCTGCGCGGCGTCTTCGACCCGATGCTGGAGACGCTGCCGAGCCTCGGCACACTGGCCGTGCTGGTGGTCGGCGCGGTCCGGCTGCGGCAGGGCGCGATCACCGTGACCGAGCTGGTCAGCGTGGCCTTCCTCTTCACCGTGCTGGCCTTCCCGGTCCGGGCCATCGGCTGGGTGCTGGCCGAGCTGCCGCGCAGCGTCGCCGGCTGGGACCGGGTCCGCCGGGTCCTGGACGCCACCGGCGAGATGCCGTACGGCGAGGTGACGCTCGACCCCGCCACGCCCGCGCCCGCCACGCTCGCCTTCGACGACGTGCACTTCGGCTACGAGCCGGCCGAGGCACACCTGCCCGGCACCGAGGTGCTCGGCGAGGTCACCTTCACGGTGCCGGCCGGGAAGACGGTCGCCCTGGTCGGGCCGACCGGCGCCGGCAAGTCCACCATCACCTCGCTGGCCGTGCGGCTGGTCGACCCGCGCACCGGCACCGTCACCCTGGACGGCGTCGACGTGCGGGAGCTGACGGCCGCCTCGCTGGCCTCGACGGTGGCCCTGGTCGCCCAGGTGCCGTTCGTCTTCGACGACACGGTGCGGGCCAACATCACCCTGGACCGCGCCGGCATCGGCGACGACGAGGTCTGGGCGGCGCTGCGGCTGGCCGAGGCGGACGGCTTCGTGGCCGCGCTGCCCGACGGGCTGGACACGATGGTCGGCGAGCGGGGCACCTCGCTCTCGGGCGGGCAGCGGCAGCGGCTCACCCTGGCCCGGGCGCTCGCCGGCCGGCCCCGGCTGCTGGTGCTCGACGACGCCACGAGCGCCGTCGACCCCCGGGTGGAGGCGGCCATCCTGGCCGGGCTGCGCGCACCGGCCGACGGCGGCGCGCCCGCCTCGATCCTGGTGGTCGCCTACCGGCGGGCCACCATCGCGCTCGCCGACGAGGTGATCTACGTCGAGCACGGCCGGGTGGTGGCCCGCGGCACCCACACCGACCTGCTCGCCACCGTCCCCGGCTACGCCGACCTGGTCACCGCCTACGAGCAGGCCGAGCACGAACGCGAGCAGACCCGCACGTACGACGAGGTCACGCAGTTGACCTCCGGCCTGGAAGTCGAGGTTGACCGGTGA
- a CDS encoding TIGR03085 family metal-binding protein, with the protein MPRYARTEREALADLMLELGPDAPTVNEGWTTRDLAAHLLVRERRPDAAGGILLPPLRGHGEAVRRRIAAGPYADLVARVRRPPLWSPVSNPLTDELANGMEFFIHHEDVRRAQAGWLPRDLPAGQQAALWKRAAVLARFALRRFPADLLIQAPGYGERAVGRGGERLRVVGAPGELVLFLSGRQRVARVQVDGPAEPAERLRAAGLGF; encoded by the coding sequence ATGCCGCGGTACGCCCGAACGGAGCGCGAGGCGCTCGCCGACCTGATGCTGGAGCTGGGACCGGACGCGCCGACGGTCAACGAGGGGTGGACCACCCGGGACCTGGCGGCGCACCTGCTGGTGCGGGAGCGCCGGCCGGACGCGGCGGGCGGCATCCTGCTGCCGCCTCTGCGGGGGCACGGCGAGGCGGTGCGCCGGCGCATCGCCGCCGGGCCCTACGCGGACCTCGTGGCCCGGGTCCGCCGCCCGCCGCTGTGGAGCCCGGTGAGCAATCCCCTCACCGACGAGCTGGCCAACGGCATGGAGTTCTTCATCCACCACGAGGACGTGCGCCGGGCCCAGGCGGGCTGGCTCCCCCGCGACCTGCCGGCCGGGCAGCAGGCCGCGCTCTGGAAGCGGGCCGCCGTGCTGGCCCGGTTCGCGTTGCGGCGCTTCCCGGCGGACCTGCTGATCCAGGCTCCCGGCTACGGCGAGCGCGCCGTCGGCCGCGGCGGCGAGCGGCTGCGGGTGGTGGGGGCGCCGGGCGAACTGGTGCTGTTCCTCTCCGGCCGGCAGCGGGTGGCCCGGGTCCAGGTGGACGGCCCGGCCGAGCCGGCGGAGCGGTTGCGGGCGGCCGGGCTGGGCTTCTGA
- a CDS encoding terpene synthase family protein: MRGFALSALHEPPFPTRRHAAVELVAGESAGWVVDVGLIDSPAGLRRLAGAHPVELAGRACPDAPVDGLRLLADLISWLFVMDDACDEDGLGASPTRLAPTVAALLEVLDRHGDPAAPPPTGAGPLAVALDDLCRRVRDRRRPALLLRLVSQLREYLLALLWEAANREHHRVPGVAEYVQMRRHTGGARPSFTLTDLAHPELPGPDRRADPALAALDALAADLVCWCNDLFSYDKERATAPDAHNLVTTIAGEAGRGEEAALRAAAARFNESLAAYAERDAALAATGDEGVRAFLTTRRNWIRATYDWSRAATRYA; the protein is encoded by the coding sequence ATGCGAGGCTTCGCGCTCTCGGCACTGCACGAACCCCCCTTCCCGACGCGCCGGCACGCCGCCGTCGAGCTGGTCGCCGGGGAGAGCGCCGGGTGGGTCGTCGACGTGGGCCTGATCGACAGCCCGGCCGGGCTGCGCCGGCTGGCCGGCGCCCACCCGGTGGAGCTGGCGGGGCGGGCCTGCCCGGATGCGCCGGTCGACGGCCTGCGTCTGCTCGCCGACCTGATCAGCTGGCTGTTCGTCATGGACGACGCGTGCGACGAGGACGGCCTGGGCGCCAGCCCGACGCGGCTCGCGCCGACCGTGGCGGCCCTGCTGGAGGTGCTCGACCGGCACGGCGATCCGGCCGCGCCGCCCCCGACCGGGGCCGGCCCGCTGGCCGTGGCGCTGGACGACCTGTGCCGGCGGGTCCGCGACCGGCGGCGGCCGGCGCTGCTGCTGCGCCTGGTCAGCCAGTTGCGCGAGTACCTGCTGGCCCTGCTCTGGGAGGCGGCCAACCGGGAGCACCACCGGGTGCCCGGGGTGGCCGAGTACGTGCAGATGCGCCGGCACACCGGCGGCGCCCGGCCCAGCTTCACCCTGACCGACCTCGCCCACCCGGAGCTGCCCGGCCCGGACCGGCGGGCCGATCCGGCGCTCGCCGCCCTGGACGCGCTCGCCGCCGACCTGGTCTGCTGGTGCAACGACCTCTTCTCCTACGACAAGGAGCGGGCGACGGCCCCGGACGCGCACAACCTGGTCACCACGATCGCCGGCGAGGCCGGGCGGGGCGAGGAGGCGGCGTTGCGCGCGGCGGCCGCCCGGTTCAACGAGAGCCTGGCGGCGTACGCGGAGCGGGACGCGGCGCTGGCCGCGACGGGCGACGAGGGCGTACGGGCCTTCCTCACCACCCGGCGGAACTGGATCCGGGCCACCTACGACTGGTCCCGCGCCGCCACCCGGTACGCCTGA
- a CDS encoding AMP-dependent synthetase/ligase produces MALDVPYRSVPDMFLKRVADSPDRHAFAHPAPDDSGPVWLTWAQVGQRAKAIAAGLHGLGVGLEDPVAILANTRLEWVLADFGIMCAGGATTTVYPTTEPDDATYIVADSGSKVLFAENPAQAAKIAGTAVPALTHVVLFDGAPDPAAGVPQLTLAELEERGTRALANEPDLIDMLVAGIGPDHLATLIYTSGTTGRPKGVELLHGGWCWEGVAQAELGLLHADDLQYLWLPLSHSFGKTLLCGATHVGLPTYVDGRVDRLVDLLGVIRPTLMCGAPRVFEKVYNKAVTTAQSAGGAKAKIFAWGVAVGKEKVALEQAGKPVPGGLKLKYALAEKLVFSKLQARLGGRMRVLVSGAAPLSKEIATFFAAANLPISEGYGLTETSAGAFVNPPDGLKIGSVGRAMGDLECRLDTDGEILVRGKPVMRGYHNLPEETAAAFTEDGFFRTGDIGTLDDDGYLRITDRKKDLVKTSGGKYIAPSHIEGMFKAVCPYTSQAVVIGQARNYCTMLVTLDPDAIKGWAAGTPLEGRDYTAIVTSPEAQAMVEGYVAELNGKLNRWETIKKVTILPRDLTIEDGEVTPSLKIKRRSVETNFADEIDKMYAGTLAEL; encoded by the coding sequence ATGGCTCTCGATGTACCGTACCGTTCCGTACCCGACATGTTCCTCAAGCGTGTGGCGGATTCCCCCGACCGCCACGCGTTCGCCCACCCCGCGCCGGACGACTCCGGGCCGGTCTGGCTGACGTGGGCGCAGGTCGGGCAGCGCGCCAAGGCGATCGCCGCCGGGTTGCACGGGCTCGGCGTCGGCCTGGAGGACCCGGTGGCGATCCTGGCCAACACGCGGCTGGAGTGGGTGCTCGCCGACTTCGGGATCATGTGTGCCGGCGGGGCCACCACCACGGTCTACCCGACCACCGAGCCGGACGACGCCACGTACATCGTCGCCGACTCCGGGTCGAAGGTGCTCTTCGCCGAGAACCCGGCCCAGGCCGCGAAGATCGCCGGCACGGCGGTGCCGGCGCTGACCCACGTGGTGCTCTTCGACGGCGCGCCCGACCCGGCCGCCGGCGTCCCGCAGCTCACCCTGGCCGAGCTGGAGGAACGGGGGACCCGGGCACTGGCCAACGAGCCCGACCTGATCGACATGCTGGTCGCCGGGATCGGCCCCGACCACCTGGCGACCCTGATCTACACCTCGGGCACCACCGGCCGGCCCAAGGGTGTCGAGCTGCTGCACGGCGGCTGGTGCTGGGAGGGCGTGGCACAGGCCGAGCTGGGCCTGCTGCACGCCGACGACCTGCAGTACCTGTGGCTGCCGCTGTCCCACTCGTTCGGTAAGACGCTGCTCTGCGGCGCCACCCACGTGGGCCTGCCCACCTACGTCGACGGCCGGGTCGACAGGCTGGTCGACCTGCTCGGGGTGATCCGGCCGACGCTCATGTGCGGCGCGCCCCGGGTCTTCGAGAAGGTCTACAACAAGGCGGTCACCACGGCCCAGAGCGCCGGCGGCGCGAAGGCGAAGATCTTCGCCTGGGGCGTCGCGGTGGGCAAGGAGAAGGTCGCCCTGGAGCAGGCGGGCAAGCCGGTCCCGGGCGGGCTGAAGCTGAAGTACGCGCTGGCCGAGAAGCTGGTGTTCAGCAAGCTCCAGGCCCGGCTCGGCGGCCGGATGCGGGTGCTGGTGTCGGGCGCGGCGCCGCTGAGCAAGGAGATCGCCACCTTCTTCGCCGCGGCCAACCTGCCGATCTCCGAGGGGTACGGGCTCACCGAGACCAGCGCCGGCGCGTTCGTGAACCCGCCCGACGGGCTGAAGATCGGCAGCGTGGGCCGGGCCATGGGCGACCTGGAGTGCCGGCTCGACACCGACGGCGAGATCCTGGTGCGGGGCAAGCCCGTCATGCGCGGCTACCACAACCTGCCCGAGGAGACCGCCGCCGCGTTCACCGAGGACGGCTTCTTCCGCACCGGCGACATCGGCACCCTCGACGACGACGGCTACCTGCGGATCACCGACCGGAAGAAGGACCTGGTCAAGACCTCGGGCGGCAAGTACATCGCGCCGTCGCACATCGAGGGCATGTTCAAGGCCGTCTGCCCGTACACCTCGCAGGCCGTGGTGATCGGCCAGGCGCGCAACTACTGCACCATGCTGGTCACGCTCGACCCCGACGCCATCAAGGGCTGGGCCGCGGGCACGCCGCTGGAGGGCCGCGACTACACCGCGATCGTCACCTCGCCCGAGGCGCAGGCCATGGTCGAGGGCTACGTGGCCGAGCTGAACGGCAAGCTGAACCGCTGGGAGACGATCAAGAAGGTGACCATCCTCCCCCGGGACCTCACCATCGAGGACGGCGAGGTCACCCCGTCGCTGAAGATCAAGCGCCGGAGCGTGGAGACCAACTTCGCCGACGAGATCGACAAGATGTACGCGGGCACCCTCGCGGAGCTTTAG